In Procambarus clarkii isolate CNS0578487 chromosome 6, FALCON_Pclarkii_2.0, whole genome shotgun sequence, one DNA window encodes the following:
- the LOC138355549 gene encoding uncharacterized protein: protein MGPRGTGWDVEGQDETLKDRMGPRGTGWDHEGQDGTSRNRMGPRGTGWDYEGHRGTGWAHEGQDGTSRDSMGARGTGWDLEGQGGTSRDQMGTRETGWDLEGQDGTSRDRMGPRGTGWDLEGQDETSRDRMEPRGTG from the coding sequence ATGGGACCTCGAGGGACAGGATGGGACGTTGAGGGACAGGATGAGACCTTGAAGGACAGGATGGGACCTCGAGGGACAGGATGGGACCACGAGGGACAGGATGGGACCTCGAGGAACAGGATGGGACCTAGAGGGACAGGATGGGACTACGAGGGACATCGAGGGACAGGATGGGCCCACGAGGGACAGGATGGGACCTCGAGGGACAGTATGGGAGCACGAGGGACAGGATGGGACCTTGAGGGACAGGGTGGGACCTCGAGGGACCAGATGGGAACTCGAGAGACAGGATGGGACCTTGAGGGACAGGATGGGACCTCGAGGGACAGGATGGGACCTCGAGGGACAGGATGGGACCTTGAGGGACAGGATGAGACCTCGAGGGACAGGATGGAACCACGAGGGACAGGATGA